A stretch of Coccidioides posadasii str. Silveira chromosome 2, complete sequence DNA encodes these proteins:
- a CDS encoding uncharacterized protein (EggNog:ENOG410PHFE~COG:C~BUSCO:12660at33183) produces the protein MASSRAVTRLVAYRRRAALPYSLPSSSSVHRSASTPALTFSTSAVQNATPHGPPQPGFRMPTPKRWDQDEDSTLDKAGKYFLMTELFRGMYVVLEQFFRPPYTIYYPFEKGPISPRFRGEHALRRYPSGEERCIACKLCEAICPAQAITIEAEEREDGSRRTTRYDIDMTKCIYCGFCQESCPVDAIVESPNAEYATETREELLYNKEKLLANGDKWESEIAAAARADAPYR, from the exons ATGGCGTCGTCAAGGGCAGTTACAAGATTGGTCGCCTATCGACGCCGGGCCGCTCTGCCATACTCACTCCCTTCCTCGTCATCTGTCCACCGCTCCGCCAGCACGCCTGCCCTCACTTTTTCGACATCAGCCGTTCAGAATGCAACACCACACGGCCCGCCACAGCCTGGCTTCCGCATGCCTACGCCAAAGAGATGGGATCAAGACGAAGATTCGACTTTAGACAAGGCCGGAAAATACTTCTTGATGACAGAGTTATTTCGCGGCATGTACGTGGTGCTAGAGCAATTCTTTAGGCCACC GTATACAATCTACTACCCGTTCGAGAAAGGCCCCATCTCTCCACGATTCCGCGGCGAACATGCCCTACGCAGATATCCATCCGGCGAAGAGAGGTGTATCGCCTGTAAACTCTGCGAGGCCATCTGCCCTGCACAAGCCATCACCATTGAAGCCGAAGAGCGTGAGGACGGAAGCCGACGGACGACACGGTATGACATTGATATGACCAAGTGCATCTACTGTGGATTCTGCCAGGAGAGCTGCCCCGTAGATGCCATCGTTGAAT CTCCTAACGCCGAATACGCGACAGAAACCAGGGAAGAACTATTGTACAATAAGGAAAAATTACTGGCCAACGGTGATAAGTGGGAGTCAGAAATAGCTGCAGCTGCTCGTGCGGATGCCCCTTACAGATAA
- the NUO12 gene encoding Acyl carrier protein, mitochondrial (EggNog:ENOG410PQGB~COG:C,I,Q~BUSCO:15853at33183), with protein sequence MFRSALIRSLRTVSIPRAVRNSSTVRQLPRASAIVRQSQFAPWIPYQAIRSYSAPAGLNQSEVEGRIIDLLKNFDKVTDASKITPTSHFTNDLGLDSLDTVEVVMAIEEEFSIEIPDKEADAIHSIDQAVQYILSQPDAH encoded by the exons ATGTTCCGATCCGCTCTCATCCGGTCTCTTCGAACCGTCTCCATACCTCGTGCCGTGAGGAACTCTTCGACCGTCCGTCAACTCCCCAGAGCCTCTGCCATTGTTCGGCAATCCCAATTCGCTCCGTGGATCCCCTATCAGGCTATCCGATCGTACTCTGCGCCAGCCGGCCTTAACCAGTCAGAGGTTGAGGGAAGAATAATCGACCTGCTTAAGAACTTTGACAAG GTTACGGATGCCTCAAAG ATTACTCCCACTTCGCACTTCACAAACGACCTTGGACTGGACAGCTTGGACACCGTTGAGGTTGTGATGGCTATTGAAGAG GAATTCAGCATTGAAATCCCAGACAAGGAGGCAGACGCGATCCACAGCA TCGATCAAGCTGTTCAGTATATCCTTTCCCAGCCCGATG CCCACTAA